The Phycisphaeraceae bacterium genome has a window encoding:
- a CDS encoding aldehyde dehydrogenase family protein: MALESLRSLLLDDPRVLPPEAAGTDAVLSENPATGQPIAAVRLQNRNQYDDTVRRAVLVQRAWRRLPAPKRGEIVRRIGLAIRQHEQQLGELVTLEVGKIRAEGVGEVVECIDIADFAVGLSRQLYGLSMHSERPRHRMYEQWHPLGVIGVITAFNFPVAVWAWNAMIAAVCGDTMVWKPSLAAPLCAIAINNLARRVMREQDIFRPPQGEGDPADVFGLVIGTDAEVGETMIRDGRLPLISATGSCRMGRHVGAVVAQRLGRTLLELGGNNAIIVTPDADLELVVRGVLFGAVGTAGQRCTTTRRLICHRDIVNIVTERLVQAYRSVPIGDPMTPGTLMGPLINRQAVDAMRAALERAEADGCEILCGGLAGLDRWRDKPGYFVEPTIVRVPVSPLPAGEGSGVKGGNTAGENALTQPSPKGRGLRIPDVVQEETFAPILYVMEFEDLDDAIAIQNSVAQGLSSAIFTDSVRSAERFLSVDGSDCGIANVNIGTSGAEIGGAFGGEKDTGGGRESGSDAWKQYMRRQTCTINWGSDLPLAQGIRFGEEAQ, translated from the coding sequence ATGGCCTTGGAATCGCTTCGTTCTCTTCTGTTGGATGATCCCCGTGTGCTGCCCCCCGAGGCCGCCGGAACGGACGCCGTCCTTTCCGAGAACCCCGCCACCGGGCAGCCCATCGCGGCGGTCCGCCTGCAGAATCGGAATCAGTACGACGACACGGTTCGCCGGGCCGTGCTCGTGCAACGGGCATGGCGGCGGCTGCCTGCCCCCAAGCGGGGGGAGATCGTCCGCCGCATCGGGTTGGCCATTCGCCAGCACGAGCAGCAACTTGGTGAACTGGTGACGCTGGAAGTCGGCAAGATCAGGGCCGAGGGTGTGGGCGAGGTGGTCGAATGCATCGACATCGCCGACTTCGCCGTGGGGCTGTCGCGACAGTTGTACGGGCTGTCCATGCACTCCGAGCGACCCAGGCACCGCATGTACGAGCAGTGGCACCCGCTGGGCGTGATCGGCGTCATCACGGCGTTCAACTTCCCCGTGGCGGTATGGGCGTGGAACGCCATGATCGCAGCGGTGTGCGGCGACACAATGGTGTGGAAGCCGTCGCTCGCCGCGCCGCTCTGCGCCATCGCGATCAACAACCTCGCGCGGCGGGTGATGCGCGAGCAGGACATCTTCCGGCCCCCGCAGGGCGAGGGTGACCCGGCGGACGTGTTCGGGCTGGTGATCGGCACGGACGCGGAGGTGGGGGAGACGATGATCCGCGACGGGCGGCTGCCGCTCATCAGCGCCACCGGCTCCTGCCGCATGGGGCGCCACGTGGGCGCCGTGGTGGCGCAGCGACTGGGGCGCACGCTGCTGGAGCTGGGCGGCAACAACGCCATCATCGTGACGCCGGACGCGGATCTGGAATTGGTCGTACGCGGCGTGCTCTTCGGCGCGGTGGGCACCGCGGGACAGCGCTGCACCACGACGCGTCGGCTCATCTGTCACCGCGACATCGTCAACATCGTCACCGAACGGCTGGTGCAGGCCTACCGGTCCGTGCCCATCGGCGACCCGATGACGCCGGGCACATTGATGGGACCGCTCATCAACCGGCAGGCGGTGGACGCGATGCGGGCCGCGCTGGAGCGGGCAGAGGCGGATGGCTGCGAGATCCTCTGCGGGGGCCTCGCGGGTCTGGACCGGTGGAGAGACAAGCCGGGCTATTTCGTCGAGCCGACCATCGTGCGCGTGCCTGTCTCCCCTCTCCCCGCGGGAGAGGGGTCGGGGGTGAAGGGCGGCAATACAGCAGGCGAAAACGCCCTCACCCAGCCCTCTCCCAAGGGGAGAGGGTTGCGGATTCCCGACGTCGTGCAGGAAGAAACCTTCGCCCCGATCCTGTACGTGATGGAGTTCGAGGATCTGGATGACGCCATCGCCATCCAGAACTCGGTGGCGCAGGGGCTGTCGAGCGCGATCTTCACCGACTCGGTGCGCAGCGCGGAGCGGTTCCTGTCGGTGGACGGCAGCGACTGCGGCATCGCCAACGTCAACATCGGCACCAGCGGCGCCGAGATCGGGGGGGCGTTCGGCGGCGAGAAGGACACCGGCGGCGGACGTGAAAGCGGCAGCGACGCCTGGAAACAGTACATGCGCCGCCAGACCTGCACCATCAACTGGGGCAGCGATCTGCCACTGGCGCAGGGGATTCGGTTTGGGGAAGAAGCCCAGTGA
- a CDS encoding tryptophan-rich sensory protein, which produces MGRSSIIALVVCVLACFAAAGIGGLATRPGEWYASIAKPSFTPPNWLFGPVWTLLYAMMAVAVWLVWERRMHAPVGWALAVFSVQLVLNALWSVLFFGLHRPGAALIDLALLWLAILASIVLFWRVSIVGAWMLMPYLAWVSFAAVLNASIWWLNR; this is translated from the coding sequence ATGGGACGATCCTCGATCATCGCGCTCGTCGTCTGCGTGCTGGCCTGCTTCGCCGCGGCGGGCATCGGCGGGCTCGCCACCAGGCCGGGCGAGTGGTACGCCTCGATCGCCAAACCCTCGTTCACGCCGCCCAACTGGCTCTTCGGCCCGGTGTGGACTCTGCTCTATGCCATGATGGCCGTCGCTGTCTGGCTGGTATGGGAGCGCCGCATGCACGCACCCGTCGGCTGGGCCCTGGCGGTGTTCAGCGTCCAACTTGTGCTCAATGCCCTGTGGTCGGTGCTGTTCTTCGGGCTGCACCGGCCCGGCGCGGCGCTGATCGACCTGGCGCTGCTGTGGCTGGCCATTCTCGCGTCGATTGTGCTGTTCTGGCGCGTTTCGATCGTCGGCGCCTGGATGCTCATGCCATACCTTGCTTGGGTCAGTTTCGCGGCGGTGCTCAACGCGTCCATCTGGTGGCTGAACCGATGA
- a CDS encoding NUDIX domain-containing protein has product MNAARLIRLRRPPVLHVQPEPFVPNVQTPVLEQAEQRWRTLCARNPAYFDGRIWHVLGVHRNGHGGASIHVMECAYRWHAVQKGWRDLGVRSLGVKGLLVHQGRVLMGRRAVGVSAYEGMWEFAPSGVVDGGMQPRQAILEELREEVGLVASADPVAVAILYDKVLDCWEIAYRLRAAVTDDIRFEPREYDSVRWVDPAALTGERAGEQPGELTPMARQMTALLDQKGDHAV; this is encoded by the coding sequence ATGAACGCCGCCCGCCTCATCCGACTCCGGCGCCCGCCCGTGCTGCACGTGCAGCCGGAGCCCTTCGTGCCGAACGTGCAGACGCCGGTGCTGGAGCAGGCGGAGCAGCGCTGGCGAACGCTGTGCGCGCGCAATCCCGCGTACTTCGACGGGCGCATCTGGCATGTGCTGGGCGTGCATCGCAACGGGCACGGCGGGGCGTCGATCCATGTCATGGAGTGCGCCTATCGCTGGCACGCGGTGCAGAAGGGGTGGCGTGATCTCGGCGTGCGCTCACTGGGTGTGAAGGGACTGCTTGTTCACCAGGGGCGGGTGCTCATGGGCCGCCGGGCCGTGGGTGTGTCGGCCTACGAAGGGATGTGGGAATTCGCTCCCTCGGGCGTGGTGGACGGCGGGATGCAGCCGCGACAGGCGATTCTGGAGGAACTGCGCGAGGAAGTCGGGCTGGTCGCGTCCGCCGATCCCGTGGCCGTCGCCATCCTGTACGACAAGGTGCTCGACTGCTGGGAGATCGCGTATCGACTGCGAGCGGCCGTGACGGACGACATCCGTTTCGAGCCGCGCGAGTATGACTCGGTGCGGTGGGTGGACCCGGCGGCGCTGACCGGCGAGCGGGCGGGGGAGCAACCGGGCGAACTCACGCCGATGGCGCGGCAGATGACGGCGCTGCTCGATCAGAAGGGCGACCACGCGGTGTAA
- a CDS encoding methyltransferase domain-containing protein — translation MSDHPALLKSLAARYALREETFQHRRLSLRLLMPRAADELLDEAAFECDERMPYWAELWPSARTLARFLIDRPPLPGSRIIELGAGLALPSLVLRRMGLDPLATDHNQDAMPFVALNAARNGVTDVRTTLLDWRDPEPRLGRFDLILAADVLYEHRNIDMLATCLPRLMAPGGLFLLADPGRRHLPAFLDRLRTDGWREGESIVIEETQRLSTGDAVSRVRVTGLTASE, via the coding sequence ATGAGCGACCACCCCGCGCTGCTGAAGTCACTTGCGGCACGGTATGCGCTGCGCGAGGAGACGTTTCAGCACAGGCGGCTGTCGTTGCGCCTGCTCATGCCCCGCGCCGCGGACGAACTGCTGGACGAGGCCGCGTTCGAGTGCGATGAGCGCATGCCCTACTGGGCGGAGCTCTGGCCTTCCGCGAGGACGCTGGCCCGATTCCTCATTGACCGACCGCCCCTGCCGGGCTCGCGAATCATTGAACTGGGCGCGGGCCTGGCGCTCCCGTCGCTCGTGCTGCGACGGATGGGCCTCGACCCGCTGGCGACGGATCACAACCAGGACGCCATGCCCTTCGTCGCCCTCAATGCAGCGCGGAACGGCGTGACCGACGTTCGCACGACGCTCCTCGACTGGCGCGACCCGGAGCCGCGGCTGGGCCGCTTCGACCTGATCCTCGCGGCGGACGTGCTCTATGAGCATCGCAACATCGACATGCTGGCGACCTGCCTGCCGCGACTGATGGCCCCCGGCGGCCTGTTCCTGCTGGCCGACCCGGGGCGGCGGCACCTGCCGGCATTCCTTGATCGCCTTCGCACGGATGGCTGGCGCGAGGGTGAGTCCATTGTGATCGAGGAGACGCAGCGGCTTTCGACCGGCGACGCCGTGAGCCGGGTTCGGGTGACGGGGTTGACCGCAAGTGAGTGA